DNA sequence from the Candidatus Planktophila sulfonica genome:
CCATCGGGTGGTCTTTGGAGACCGTTTCAGATTGCCTTCTTTTTGTCCGTGATTGAATCAAGCTCAAATGAGTTGAGTGAGGATCGTGACTTAGTTGACCTAATCTTCTTTCCGACAGGCGGTGGTAAAACGGAAGCTTACCTAGGTGTGGCAGCTTTTGTTATATTGCTTAAGCGAATGAAGGATTCAAATGATTCCGGCACTACAGTATTAATGCGCTACACCTTGCGACTTTTAACTACGCAGCAATTCTTGAGAGCAGCCTCACTCATTTGTGCCCTAGAAAAAATTAGGCGGCAAAACGAAGAAAAATTCGGTAAAACTCCTTTTTCAATTGGCGCCTGGCTTGGAGGAGTGGTTACCCCTAACTCAAACCAGAAAGCACTCACAGCACTTGCAGAAATGAAGAAGCGTGGAGAGGACGCACCAAATCCATTTCTACTATTGCGTTGCCCTTGGTGCGGAACTGCGATGGGTCCGGTAAAAAGTGATCTAAATTCAGGCCCAGATAAGAATTTCACGGCTGGCTATAAGATTTTAACGACTTCTCCAAAACAGTTTAAATTCCACTGCCCAGATCTTGAGTGTGACTTTGCAGGTGGCCTTCCATTAAATGTAATTGATGAGCAGATATATCAAAATCCACCCACGATTCTGATTGGCACAGTAGATAAATTTGCGCAGATGAGTTGGCAAGAGGGTGCGCGAAGCATATTTGGACTTGGTGCTGACGGCCAAAGAATTTCCACGCCTCCAAGTCTAATTATTCAAGATGAATTTCACTTGATCTCAGGCCCACTCGGTTCTCTTGTCGGAATTTACGAAGGAGTAATCGAAGAATTGTGCACCATCGATATAGATGGTGTGAAAACACTGCCAAAAATTATTTCTTCTACGGCAACTATCCGAAGATTTCGAGCTCAAGCGGAAGCGATATATGGAAGAAAGAAAGTTTCACTGTTTCCACCCCCATGTATTGATGCATCAGATTCATTCTTTGCGGTCTGGGATCGTCACAAAGATGGAACTCTCAAGAATGGAAGAATGTATTTAGGGGTGAATGCACCAGGTCTTGGCTCTGTGCAATCAGCACAGGTCCGAGTTGGAGCTGCATTGGCTCAAGCGCCGATGGGTATAGATAATGACGAGGAACGAGATCCTTGGTGGACAAACTTATGGTTCTTCAACAGCATCAGGGAACTTTCAAATACAGTGTCACTGTTTCAGAGTGATATACCAAATTATTTGAAGGACATGAAGCGAAGATATGGCCATCAGAGTCGCCACTTAAATGTAATAAACGAGTTAACGAGCCGTCGCCAAAGCCACGAGCTGCCCAAAATCCTGAGAGAACTCGAGGAACCCTATCGTGGGATTGCAGAGCCATCCCAGCGTGGGATTTGGGATGCTTGCTTAGCATCAAACATCATTGAGGTTGGAATCGATATTAATAGGTTGTCTCTCATGACGATTGTCAGTCAGCCAAAATCCACGGCCCAGTACATTCAGGTTTCAGGTCGTGTGGGAAGAGATCCTTTACGTAAACCAGGGTTAGTTGTAACGATATACACGAGTAATAGACCAAGAGACTTATCGCACTTTGAACATTTCCGGTCTTATCATGAAAAACTCTACGCACAGGTCGAACCTACAAGCGTTACCCCGTTCTCCGCACCCGTAATAAAACGCGCTTTAAGAGGCGCTGCAGTGTCATATTTGAGAATGGTGATTCCAATGGGGACTCCTCCCAAGGAAGTAGACACGCGAAAACTTGTATTCATTTTGACTCAATTACGCACTAGAGCTGACAGGTTGAATTTGTCTTCCGATGACTTAAAAATTCTCGATGCAGAAATCCAACTCATTTTGAAAGAATGGAATGTATACAGAGCTGATGAATGGGGTGCGCAAGAGGGATCGCCAAATGGCTTGCTCGCCGCGCCCAGTGAAGACAAAAATATAACTGGTTACCGCTGGGTCATACCTGTTTCTATGCGTAACGTAGATGCCAGCGTTGAATTAGAAATTTCCAGAAAATACAGACTCGCCCAGATGAATGACGAGGAACCAATCAGTGTCTAATTTCAATAATCAACTCCGGAGAGAACAACTCATAACACCCTTCGGTGTGGGTGCAATGACTGTTTTGCCAGATGGAATGAGCATAATAATGGCAGGTACAGACCATTGGTTTGGAAACGATGGTGGGGTACTGAAGTCAGAGTGCGAAATTGATGATTGGCGGTTATCTGGAAGACTAGGCGTTAAACATCTTTATAGCCCGCCAACCGTAAAATCTAACGACGGACAAATGTTTGTAAGAGGAAGATTACCTGATCCGAAGGTTCCGGTTCTTAGGTTTCCTACTTGGTACTTCTGTAAGTATTGCAGCCGAATGGAGAAAAAAGAACTAGATTTTTTTGGACCTTTGAGATGCCCTAATACAAGTCACTTAGAAAAAGGCATGAGACCGCCAGTTATGTTTCAGGTCCCATATGTTGTTATGTGTAAGAGCGGCCATTTAGATGACTTTCCTTGGCGAGAATGGGCTCATCGATCTGCAAGCATTACTTGTATGGGAGTGTTGAGGTTTGCTCCATCAGGGAATTCAAATCCACAAGGTACGAGAGTTTATTGCGACAGTTGCAAAGCATCACGAAATCTGGAATTCATAACTTCAGAACGAAATGGGCGTACCTACCTATCAACTGCACTAGAAAAAGGAGAAGAATTTCTTTGTAGTGGAAGAAGGCCTTGGCTTGGTGATAGCAGCGATGCAAAAGAAACCTGTGCAAATGACATTAGAGGTTCA
Encoded proteins:
- a CDS encoding helicase-related protein; its protein translation is MSEAKDSQRGKIIDFLSGEILGPRNEGKKLDLSKSVVFTSWEESHGPWIDSETGEEVIPIKPRDRYGSGVLEPVHGSAPRITEEEGDTPVEEDLTSSVGDSPDIGDMEKLETRPAVGSDENRDHLDIEVRSNKSWLNPRTIGISFLIKDANKGQIRVLISGGTYRPFVVGIKPGEPSKNDSEAAAPSRVYENTWYVRQSFSNTFVFDSSDLQEVKVKEFLTGKLVDSQGRKLNIEVKLLVRRESESRFLCTLSCVNRSSIVSDENILYQAKLVAMTEDGPSFGPYPESARDFEMDLDDESALLLYKNYPTFGIGHNAGVEWDRDPKASIIKLTLTSLPKFEAPSITPTVYFEDGSEAIIDMRLMADKSRKEEALGELEKLVSSYSNWISNQETKSKSDPDILQKYTKSAKSNIEDCRKACSRMLKGIDSLRNNPEVYEAFRLANFAMLEQQYRSRLETRQINYSGRISISGNKPSEAIPPSGGLWRPFQIAFFLSVIESSSNELSEDRDLVDLIFFPTGGGKTEAYLGVAAFVILLKRMKDSNDSGTTVLMRYTLRLLTTQQFLRAASLICALEKIRRQNEEKFGKTPFSIGAWLGGVVTPNSNQKALTALAEMKKRGEDAPNPFLLLRCPWCGTAMGPVKSDLNSGPDKNFTAGYKILTTSPKQFKFHCPDLECDFAGGLPLNVIDEQIYQNPPTILIGTVDKFAQMSWQEGARSIFGLGADGQRISTPPSLIIQDEFHLISGPLGSLVGIYEGVIEELCTIDIDGVKTLPKIISSTATIRRFRAQAEAIYGRKKVSLFPPPCIDASDSFFAVWDRHKDGTLKNGRMYLGVNAPGLGSVQSAQVRVGAALAQAPMGIDNDEERDPWWTNLWFFNSIRELSNTVSLFQSDIPNYLKDMKRRYGHQSRHLNVINELTSRRQSHELPKILRELEEPYRGIAEPSQRGIWDACLASNIIEVGIDINRLSLMTIVSQPKSTAQYIQVSGRVGRDPLRKPGLVVTIYTSNRPRDLSHFEHFRSYHEKLYAQVEPTSVTPFSAPVIKRALRGAAVSYLRMVIPMGTPPKEVDTRKLVFILTQLRTRADRLNLSSDDLKILDAEIQLILKEWNVYRADEWGAQEGSPNGLLAAPSEDKNITGYRWVIPVSMRNVDASVELEISRKYRLAQMNDEEPISV